The proteins below are encoded in one region of Tepidisphaeraceae bacterium:
- a CDS encoding glycoside hydrolase family 38 C-terminal domain-containing protein gives MTKRSFILAGVTHVDLAWKWGAAEMTEMLEVVAVRLLDALDSDPTFKYTLEQVAPYRVLARSRPDLVRRLGEHVRAGRLEMAGCMASTLDTNVPNGESYVRNQLLGIRWVRENWDVEPRTGWLMDTFGINAQVPQILRQFGLRHLVGSRFGGDKRHDAFTARGLDGSQITVIGRDVHSLQLQPRYGAIACCRDWRDLDALFAEADALPGDGPFLVQPLTENELLISLRPYRDAGARNVSRDNEMWTIGTYADFFEQLDRLSPRLPIEHADLNPEFTGCFSLRPTLRLRNRRAEALLIDAEKWACFAGPIELPNLADAWWDMSFVQFHDVFTGSHPTHVYHDVLATLDRIDDAAMQGLLMASQSLLAKNAADDVKPVISDAGTEMLLLFNGLPWQRRSPVELTGIKEPQHIIDFTDSRGEAVAFEMRGDALVVAPATPACGAAALRIRRAAPPTAAPAATAVESTVLENEYLSVHLTAGGGIEQIVWKPTGRVLVEAAGGLLVAQRDDGNFQIESPNGCEVPAIAGTLTLQRVADTALGRCAVLQGAFPKLAWAGPDALLQWSIELSLPFGSPSLRVDVRFDWKGEGTRVRLRLPTTIDSAAAIYEVPFGTVSRRPYGVRDTARGEWPAQRFVLLQDGSHGVALANNGAPGVEVLGGAIITSLVRAPKAVYAGMMPDDTSSGHGRHRFQFEVVPFEGDWETSAVLRVAQELNAPAHVVDSDANACQSDVPSQLSLEPSTVVLSTVKRPEDGVARAAIVRVYESVGRATDVVLRIPAATSAQRTDLREWPGDVIPIVEGAMRFHIRPFEIVTLRVRMFS, from the coding sequence ATGACCAAACGATCGTTCATCTTGGCGGGCGTCACCCACGTCGATCTGGCGTGGAAGTGGGGCGCTGCCGAGATGACCGAAATGCTTGAGGTGGTCGCGGTGCGACTGCTGGACGCGTTGGATTCAGACCCCACCTTCAAGTACACGCTTGAGCAGGTGGCCCCATATCGCGTGCTGGCACGGTCGCGGCCCGACCTGGTGCGCCGGCTCGGCGAACACGTGCGCGCTGGCCGGTTGGAGATGGCCGGCTGTATGGCGTCCACGCTCGACACGAACGTGCCCAACGGCGAGTCGTACGTGCGCAACCAACTGCTAGGCATCCGCTGGGTGCGCGAGAACTGGGACGTCGAACCGCGCACCGGCTGGCTGATGGATACCTTCGGCATCAACGCGCAAGTGCCGCAGATCCTGCGCCAGTTCGGCCTTCGCCATCTGGTCGGCAGCCGATTCGGTGGCGACAAACGCCACGACGCGTTCACAGCCCGTGGTTTGGACGGTTCGCAGATCACCGTGATCGGCCGCGACGTCCACAGCCTGCAACTGCAGCCGCGGTACGGCGCTATTGCCTGCTGCCGCGATTGGCGTGACCTGGACGCGCTCTTCGCCGAGGCCGACGCGCTTCCAGGCGACGGCCCGTTCCTCGTGCAACCGCTGACCGAGAACGAACTGCTCATCAGTCTGCGACCATACCGTGATGCGGGAGCGCGGAACGTATCGCGCGACAACGAGATGTGGACCATCGGCACCTATGCCGACTTCTTCGAACAACTGGACCGATTGTCTCCCCGATTACCGATTGAGCACGCCGACCTCAACCCTGAGTTCACCGGCTGCTTCTCGCTTCGTCCCACGCTCCGTCTGCGCAACCGGCGAGCTGAAGCGCTGCTGATCGATGCGGAGAAGTGGGCGTGTTTTGCAGGGCCGATCGAGTTGCCGAACTTGGCCGACGCGTGGTGGGACATGTCGTTCGTGCAGTTTCACGACGTTTTTACCGGCTCGCATCCCACGCACGTATATCACGACGTGCTGGCGACGCTGGACCGGATCGACGATGCGGCCATGCAGGGTTTATTGATGGCGTCGCAATCGCTGCTCGCAAAGAACGCGGCCGACGATGTGAAGCCGGTCATCTCCGATGCAGGAACCGAAATGCTCCTGCTGTTCAACGGGTTGCCATGGCAGCGCCGCTCGCCGGTCGAGTTGACTGGCATCAAGGAGCCGCAGCATATCATCGACTTCACCGATTCGCGTGGGGAAGCGGTCGCATTCGAAATGCGAGGCGACGCACTCGTGGTGGCACCTGCCACGCCAGCCTGTGGCGCCGCAGCCTTACGGATACGACGCGCAGCGCCCCCCACCGCAGCGCCGGCCGCAACAGCTGTCGAGTCAACCGTGCTTGAGAACGAGTACCTCTCGGTACACCTGACTGCCGGTGGCGGCATCGAGCAGATCGTCTGGAAGCCCACGGGCCGCGTGCTGGTCGAGGCGGCCGGCGGTCTGCTGGTGGCTCAGCGGGACGATGGCAACTTTCAAATCGAATCCCCCAACGGATGCGAGGTGCCAGCTATCGCGGGTACGCTTACACTGCAACGCGTGGCCGACACGGCATTGGGTCGATGTGCAGTGCTGCAAGGAGCGTTTCCAAAGCTCGCCTGGGCGGGGCCGGACGCACTACTGCAGTGGTCCATCGAACTGTCGCTGCCCTTTGGCAGCCCCAGCCTGCGCGTCGATGTGCGCTTCGATTGGAAAGGCGAAGGCACGCGTGTGCGGCTTCGACTACCCACGACGATCGATTCGGCCGCTGCAATCTACGAGGTGCCGTTCGGCACGGTGTCGCGCAGACCTTACGGCGTCCGTGACACGGCGCGCGGCGAATGGCCGGCGCAGCGTTTTGTCCTGTTGCAGGACGGTTCGCACGGTGTCGCTCTTGCCAATAACGGGGCACCTGGAGTCGAGGTTCTCGGCGGCGCGATCATCACGTCGCTCGTGCGGGCGCCAAAAGCGGTCTACGCCGGCATGATGCCCGACGATACGTCATCAGGGCACGGCCGACACCGGTTCCAATTCGAAGTGGTGCCGTTCGAAGGAGACTGGGAAACGTCGGCGGTTCTGCGGGTGGCACAAGAGCTAAACGCACCGGCGCATGTCGTGGACAGCGATGCCAACGCTTGCCAATCTGACGTGCCGTCGCAACTGTCGTTGGAGCCGTCGACCGTCGTCCTGTCGACCGTAAAGCGGCCTGAGGACGGTGTCGCTCGCGCGGCCATCGTTCGGGTGTACGAATCGGTCGGCCGAGCGACCGACGTCGTCCTGCGAATTCCGGCGGCCACGTCGGCGCAGCGAACGGATCTGCGCGAGTGGCCTGGCGATGTGATCCCCATCGTCGAGGGCGCCATGCGTTTCCACATCAGGCCATTCGAAATCGTGACGCTGAGGGTTCGAATGTTCAGTTGA